In Zygosaccharomyces rouxii strain CBS732 chromosome E complete sequence, the DNA window tcttgggcatattgaataattttatCATACAGCGTCTTTGCATAAAAACCTGGTGAACACagtattatcatttttagtttctcaaaatcaaaatttctcTTAATCGATTCATAAATTGCCTTGTAGAACTTTTGGgttttttcatcaaactTTGCAACGTCAGTTGCTCTCTTTTTCTTCGGTAGAGTATACTCAACTTTCTGTTTCAAAATAGTCGAAGAAGCTGTTAACACACAAACGTGCGCAAGTCCCTCTTGTAAGACAACCGCAGCAGTGTCCGCCCTGCTTGCTGGTTGAGTGGCTTCTTTTAACAGTTTTTTGTGATAAGCATTGAAATCATATTTTATGATGGTGATGGGATAAGTGTAATCAATATTAGTAGAGAAAAATACACCAACAGGATAATCGTCTTTATCCGGGACATCGTTATCACGGACTGTTTTCCCCTTATATCTTAATGATTCCTCTTTcatatcaaattcttcGGATTCCACGACAATCctcaatcttttcaactcttgctgcttcttcttattcGCATCCTCTTTCACAGAAGACGTAACCTTTCTCTTGAAGATAAGTTCATCACCTTTGCCTACTAATTGGTgaatggtgaaaagatcCTCCTTTTCTTGAGGTATCAATGTAATATGGGCTTCATCCGAGTTGTTAGATGGTCTAACCTCTTTTATCAACTTCATAATCCTTCAGCAGGTGTTTCTATAACTTGTTgtcatctttcaaatactGACACGGAGTAAACAATTATTAAACTACCTGGAAAGCTCCTTTCACCTCGAGAAGAATATCGTACGCAATTATACGCGGCTCGATAAGCCACATAAGACAAATACAAGTTTTTTAAATCTATATATGAGAAGATCGATGTAATTCCTTAAATCAATGATATTGAACTATATCTACTACGAATTCTACAACTGTACAACTGTGCTAATGCATTCAATTTCTCCGCCGATCCACGAGGATGACCGGAAACATTTTCTAACGAGTacatttcattttgaaccatatttcttcttgcCAATATCCAATGGGATATATCTGTATTTCAACATGTGTTGAATTTGTCTTTTCATGGTTAAAacgaagatgataatgaagtAGACGAGTAGAATGGGCCAAAAGACTGGAACGTCTGTAATATTGAAAAGTGTAGAGACCAAAGCTACTAAAGTAGCTCTGGCACTATAATGccagaatttgaattctgGAAGTCTCCTTATAAAAGGCCTAAATTCTTCTGACCTCTCCCCTGCCTCTAGTTCCTTGTTCTCCTCATCTTGTTGCAGAGAGAGATCAAACTTAGGTGTCAAAAATGCTagaaattgattcaatAAAAATATTCCATGAGTATAACATGAAAGATACCATTTGTGTGTTAAGACAACTCTCAATTCGAAGAGGAAAAGCAATAGAATCAATGCTCCCCAACGCTCCTTGATTAGCGGGACACTTTTGTCCAAATAATATCTATAAATGGTCAGTGCCCTATGGTAACGTACAGAGATGGGACTTAAAGTATTTAACTGGGATCTATCTccttcttccaattccattttcaatcaccaatttcaaatacgTATTAGTTTCTTTTAATGCTATCAAATATATTCCATACGTGGTGTCTAAAGTGTTCTGGCAAACGCTGtattcttcatttttacGCACTTATACTTCGGGAATGAAGCTAAATGAAAAACGCGAAGCCAAGTGCCAAACAAGCAAGAGGTTTTAGTTAGGGTAGTTATTAATGCCAGACTCGAAGGACATTGTAGAAAAGTTGGAGGACAACTGATCAATATATGATTTTTCTACAGTGCATTTCAGGATTCTTATCCGTATGTCAACAGGCATTTTCCCTCCTACCCTCAACCATGCTTTAAATTGATGTACTAACCGACGTATCGTTCTCGATAAATTCTGACAGAGTATAGCCATCCTATACCAAAAACGATATAACAAGCTTCATCATTCGGTCTATGGACTATCCTATGACCTGTATCTACTGGAGATAGTGGGTCAATTTCTCACAATTTACTGCACAATCAATTATAGATGGTCGCCTCTAGTGCGATTACAACTGTCTAGAAGATTCCCATTATTTTATCCTTTAGATGGATCGAATATCCCCATTTCAAACCCATTACTCATAAAGGATGTAATCCTCACTATATGTGGCTTATTAGTTCTTCGACAATTAATGCTATACCAATCTACAAAACATATTTACCAGGGATTTTCAACCACCTGCATGTCGATCATAGGGATATTTGCATCGTTTTCAATGTTTACATATTTTTGTGCTTGCCATAACCTTCCTGAACGTGATTCTGGTAAGTTTGGAGTATTCTATATTGACCACGTTAATTACTTGTGGGTTATTGGTAATACCATCAGagctttcaaatttttaccacAGATAACACTTAATTGGATGGGCTTTTGCACTCGAGGcatttcttcaaaatacaTCATCGTCAATTCATTAGCGTGCCTTCTTATTCTCGTCGGAAGCCTAGTATCTTCTCCTAATAAAgaatttcaccaaaatgCCTTCAATAATTGCCCATGGGTTGTAACATTGGTGCAGTTCTTATCCTTATGCGCGATCCTTTATCAGGCGCAATGTCTTTATGTTAAGAAGAAACCATACTTACCTCGGGGTGAATAATACCTACTCCCTATCGTGTCATTATAAGAATACTATTTACAGATTATCATTCTACGTTTTTGAATGGTCTAGTTGTATCAAGTTTTTTGACATCTTCAAAGCTTTGATCCCAGAATCGATGTTGCGATTTTAACGCCAGTACCGACTTTTCTCCCAGGatcatttttgaaatcatccAGATTGATTGACTTAGTGTATTTAAGTAGGTTTTCTAGTTCATTCCTCATCTTATCTCTCAATTCCTCGTCTCTCGTAACTATTAGAGCGTTCGACTCCAAATCCGAAGAATATGCTCTTCTCGTGTAATTCGAAGAACCAATGCATGTCACTAGGGGTCTATCATCTTTTTCCGTCATACCAGATATCCAAATACCCTTGGCATGATAAGACCAACCACCAGGCTTATTTACAACACCTCTTTTCCATTCTTTTAAAATGATATTTGACTCCTTTCCACTTCTCTTCACATTTTGCAAGAATTTCTTAGAAAGGTGGAGGTAAGCGCCAGGTAGGTTACCAGAAACTCCCTTGGATTCAAAAAAACCATTAGCGTAGGGGGAAGCTGTAATTACCGTGGCGTGCTCGGAAGGCGTAGAGATTAATTGGTTCATAATTGCAGGAAACATATTGAAATATCCTGCGGTAAAGGTCCAATTTATTGAAGGGTCCTTTATCGTGGACAAAACATCAAGGAGAGTAGGTTTTTCAGTAGAATAATCATGCAATCCTGTAAACAATGGTGTGAATTgtgaaattggataaacTACAGTTGGAAACTCTCCTCCTTGTGAGACTTCTGCCTCCTTAGCATCCTGATGGGAGTTGActctttttaaaaatttttgaagttcATCTGCCGCATGTCTAATAAAGGtttttttacaaattttagGCTCTTGTGCGAGATTAGATTGCGGCCAACacaattggaatttttgtaaagtgTCAGTGCTTTTGACCTTATAACTGAGTTTACTTATCAATTGAtgcaattgaaaataataatccGCAAATGGTTTTGATCTGAAAAGGTAGTACCTATCTTGTCTGTTAGTGAAATAATCTGATGAGAGATTAGCTCCTGACAAGagtaattcatcatcaaacCCATATATTTTCATATGTTGAAGTCCTAAACCTTCATTAAATCTTTTGGGTACCACAGATTCTTTCCAACCTATAACGGCTGGTGTCTTATAAAGACGTATGTCCACTCTAttatcatatttttcaagaaGTCGAGCTAATAGGGTCGCTGAACATTTAGAAGGAGCTTCTCTCGTACCTCGAAGGCCATCTATCAAAAAGTAAACCTTAAGATTAGGATTATTTTCCAAGGCTTTCCCTATGCAATCAACTAATTCATCCTCGGTTTTCCCCAGATATAGTGAGGCAagaaatattcttctttccgCCTTTGAAATCTTAGACTTAAGAGTTTCGTAAAAATCAGATGGTGAATACAGTACATCTATTTCATTACGCCTAAAATAGAATTTTGTACTCAATACAGATAATTTCTCTTTtaccaaatccaaatatgaaTGTGTAGACATCGTTCTCGAACTGAATCTGATGGATTTTGATGAACAGGTATGTCTCCAAACAGCACAACTCAATAAGATACGGTGGGAAGACCTCATATGCTGTCAATTTTACGACAGCAATCCTCAAATAGAACTGGATGGATTCTGTCCGTCTTATCCAGAGTTTCCCCCCTCTGTTGTATTATGTTTTGTTGGTAGCAGTACGATTGGGGGTGTTGGATATACTTCAAACAGCGGAACAATTTTCATCACATGAACGGATCtaaaatgaaaaagttCATCATCCCCCATCGATATTAGCAGAATACGTCGCTTTTTAAATCTAACTAGCTGTTTCTCGTTGCATCTGGTAATTCCGACCCCTCTACAATGGGCTTCACTGTCGCTTGTCTTTGatattattcttttctgCATCTTGTATAAAACATATTGGTAATTCGAGTATACAGATACTCTAACATGCGAGCCCACCGCCGTTCATCCAACTTCAAGCCTTTCATCTTAGGGAACTTTAAGATAACACTGTCAACTCCtgtcttcttcatttacCACAGCTATTTAAACTGCAATGCTTACGAAATAGCTTTAACTTACTTCCAATTACTATATAACCAGAAATGTATGCAATAATTAGCCGCGTAAAATCATGATTTCCAAAGGTGTTTTATATCCTCTGTAATTCCAACTGCCTGCTCAGATGAGTTAGGGGAAGTGTTTATGCAGTTTACGAACCTTTTCTACCGAACAATATGGCGAGTCAATCTGGCAATTACACCGACTCTTTAGGAAAACACTTCTGGATATTGATGACAAGATGATGCAAAGAATCctaaatttttatttgaaacTATTAGCTGCATTGTGCATGGCAACATTGTGCTTCTATCTGTTCCTACAGTATTCCAAAATTACGGGAAGCAATGAGCTCCCTTCGTGATTGCTTCTGTCAAAGGGTTATCGTTATTATATCAGAAGCCAAAATTGAGATTACTCAAGAAACGAATGAAACCATCTCATAATATATTGTCTACCCATAGGAAAGTTCTAAAAGAAGACTTCAATAACACATCTAAAGAATCCTGTATATGCCAGCCAATTGAGAGTATTCTATTATCGCATGATCATAATAACTAGGTACGGGTGTTCTATTTCTTGAATCTATCATCAGTTAATAGCTCGTGTGGCGTAATGGCAACGCGTCTGACTTCTAATCAGAAGATTGTGGGTTCGACCCCCGCCATGAgcttttctttttgctCCTGCGTTATGCACGAGAGCTAAGGCGGCAACGCCCTTTGGAGTCCCAGTTCCTTTTTTATGACCTAAGTATCGATACAAAATGCATTTATTTAACGTCAAGCTTTCTATTTCCATCAGAGTCCAGAAAATTTCTTCGTCTCGAAAGGGTAGCCAAACCGTCCTCAGTTTTCAAGGTAGTTGGCGATTCTTCCACCTTGTCCCAAAGATCTGTAAATTCTGCACTTGAATCCTGCGTAGTATCCTGAGAAGATTCACCTGGGGACATGTATCGTTGGATTTCTTCGTCAAACTTGCCCTCAGATTGCACCTGTTGGAAAAAATCGCTAGGTAATTTGGAGGCAACCTTCAAAATGCTTCCTTTTGAAATGCTAGGAGGTCTTGAACATTTCTTGGAATTAGATTGATGTTTTGGTGTAGCCGgcatttttgaaagttctGAGTCAACCATAATCGGCGTTTGTGGCGGTGGTGATGAAGGGGTTGAGAGAGGTGACGGTGGAGCACCTTTGAATTCTGGTCCCTTCCCATTGAGTTGAGTCTCAACGTTATTATATAATGGTAAATGGTTTTTCAACCACACACTTAAAGATGGTATAAGTTTCCAAAATCTTATGGGTATTTCAATGTAAATATCAGGAATTCCCCATATAGAGTGTACGACGCTGAGAGAAGTTCCACAGATAGCTCCAATCAAGACTCCTAATATCGTCAATGCTAACCAATATTGTAAAATTGTAACAATGACATAACCATCAGTCCAACTCGTGGTATGCAACAAAATCTGCTGCAGGGACGTACCTAATAACAGCCTCAGCGGTACATTCACCGGTAGCAGAAATAACTGAAGTACAACCTTTATGATAATACGGAGGGGAGCAAAAAATAAGGCCCGAAAAAACGTAATAATACGTTTAAGGATTCCATAAAGAGGCGGTATCCAGGAAATGGTatattcaaagaaaacGCTAATGCAATAAGCGCAACTGTATGCTAGGAAAAGTCCAAAATCCTTCCCTAAGGCAATTACCTTCTCTATGGACTTCATCTAAGTTAAACCATTCAAAAAACAGTTAGTCAATAACCTAAACAAATGGCGGGTGTGGCGAGTCAATAATTATGCATGCTCTAACTGTATTATTATTGCACTCTACTTTGGATGTTTCCTCCCGCTAACTAACCCGCACTTTACTCGCATTCAAAAGGCGAGCTGgttattttttcacttccTTCCACTTTTTCACTACTCTCATCCCCTTTTCTGAGGTCCAACAGACAATTACCTGTTTGTCCATGAGGATTGAGAGAACAGTTTTCATGATTTGGTATAAGGTTATACCAAGAGCGTAAAACTATTTGCTTATTTACTTTCTATCCTTATGATATAACTCCTGTTTCTGCCCCATTTTTCGTTCGCTACCGTGAAATATTGGGTTCTGGTGATGGAGAAGAACAAGCCTTGTGATAGTCTTTCTGCAACTTTGATACACCCGTGGTTAGGCTATTGCATGGATCGTGTGGATGCGTTATTTGACTCGCTGTGCTCTTTTACCCCCTTGAGCAGTGGGATTTAATGCTTCGCTACAGTTTATGCAATCTTGAATCTCATTAAGTGAATGAATTACgtcttgaaagaaaaaatgttAATCCTTGTATAATATTATATTACATTTacaaaaaacaaaaggGTAGGGCTAGATTCTTGACGTCAAATCAATTAGTTATTCTGTGAATTCTGGTCTCAAGTCAGAGCGACGAGGTGCTATCAAAGGGTGAAGTTGACACAGGTACGTAATGGCCCACATCAGAAACATCATTGACATAGATAGAATTACTGTGCTTCTCCAGACGCTGCAAAtatagtagtagtaatacAAGTTAgtaattcttgttcagaATGcattgaaacttttgaggagtaaaataaaatctaGAATGCAAAATTCACATACGTTTGATTCTGTTTGGGAGCACAGAACCAGAAAATTGTGGATAGAATGGCAACCAGTAGAAAAGTGGCAACGACCGTATAACTATAATGTATGAATGTTAGTCAATAGAGAACGACGAAAAAACAATAAAGATATATCTTAGAGATTCACATACAAACTCATCGTTTCTCGAAATGTATCTTGGCCAACGAACTACCTCTGTTTCTTGAACGATTCGATTATTCTCTGTTCAATAGAAGGTAGATAAACTTGTAGTTCAAGGTCTCACTTAGGCGAGACAAAGTAATATCAATTATCTTGTTAAGGGACAGTAATAATgtttaaagaattgcagtaaaaaagaaaaaaaaggtaaagaaaaaatcagaAGCAATGCCACCAGCTTCCAATGATGAAAGTTTCGTTTCCATCCCACAACCAGTGATTAATTGGCTATTTGGAGTCATTCAACCAGTATGTATCATCAAACTTCTTGCACATCGAGCACGCATATTAACAATTAAAACGCCGTAAAAACTAGATCTATCATGATAAGAAGACAACATTCCACGATTCTGTAGTTGTACTTAGCTATTACAAACAACTGAGGCCTAGGACAAGAGTTTATACTGATTCCAACGGTATATCCGAATTACTCCTATGCATATATGGTAAACCTGAGATTGGATCCCCAGTACCTTTACTCATATGGATCCCCAAGTCTTATCCTTTGGAGCATCCAATAGTGTATattgatttggaatct includes these proteins:
- a CDS encoding uncharacterized protein (uniprot|Q96WU4 Zygosaccharomyces rouxii el001w Hypothetical protein el001w similar to YNL001W uniprot|P33309 Saccharomyces cerevisiae YNL001W DOM34 Probable RNA- binding protein functions in protein translation to promote G1 progression and differentiation required for meiotic cell division), whose amino-acid sequence is MKLIKEVRPSNNSDEAHITLIPQEKEDLFTIHQLVGKGDELIFKRKVTSSVKEDANKKKQQELKRLRIVVESEEFDMKEESLRYKGKTVRDNDVPDKDDYPVGVFFSTNIDYTYPITIIKYDFNAYHKKLLKEATQPASRADTAAVVLQEGLAHVCVLTASSTILKQKVEYTLPKKKRATDVAKFDEKTQKFYKAIYESIKRNFDFEKLKMIILCSPGFYAKTLYDKIIQYAQEEQNKVLINNKGKFLVAHSSTGYIQGITEVLKNPSYASKLQDTKFSQEVLIIDQFLQHLNDDDFKAWYGEAEVTKAVDLGAVNTLLITDTLMRSDDIDQRKKSLDLAQQVERLGGKVAVFSALHNSGEELNRLTGIACILNYPIPDLDEDLEEDEEEDD
- the RER1 gene encoding protein retrieval receptor (similar to uniprot|P25560 Saccharomyces cerevisiae YCL001W RER1 Protein involved in retention of membrane proteins including Sec12p in the ER localized to Golgi functions as a retrieval receptor in returning membrane proteins to the ER), which gives rise to MELEEGDRSQLNTLSPISVRYHRALTIYRYYLDKSVPLIKERWGALILLLFLFELRVVLTHKWYLSCYTHGIFLLNQFLAFLTPKFDLSLQQDEENKELEAGERSEEFRPFIRRLPEFKFWHYSARATLVALVSTLFNITDVPVFWPILLVYFIIIFVLTMKRQIQHMLKYRYIPLDIGKKKYGSK
- a CDS encoding uncharacterized protein (similar to uniprot|P25565 Saccharomyces cerevisiae YCL002C Hypothetical ORF), whose product is MIFLQCISGFLSSIAILYQKRYNKLHHSVYGLSYDLYLLEIVGQFLTIYCTINYRWSPLVRLQLSRRFPLFYPLDGSNIPISNPLLIKDVILTICGLLVLRQLMLYQSTKHIYQGFSTTCMSIIGIFASFSMFTYFCACHNLPERDSGKFGVFYIDHVNYLWVIGNTIRAFKFLPQITLNWMGFCTRGISSKYIIVNSLACLLILVGSLVSSPNKEFHQNAFNNCPWVVTLVQFLSLCAILYQAQCLYVKKKPYLPRGE
- the PGS1 gene encoding CDP-diacylglycerol--glycerol-3-phosphate 3-phosphatidyltransferase (similar to uniprot|P25578 Saccharomyces cerevisiae YCL004W PGS1 Phosphatidylglycerolphosphate synthase catalyzes the synthesis of phosphatidylglycerolphosphate from CDP-diacylglycerol and sn-glycerol 3-phosphate in the first committed and rate-limiting step of cardiolipin biosynthesis), with translation MRSSHRILLSCAVWRHTCSSKSIRFSSRTMSTHSYLDLVKEKLSVLSTKFYFRRNEIDVLYSPSDFYETLKSKISKAERRIFLASLYLGKTEDELVDCIGKALENNPNLKVYFLIDGLRGTREAPSKCSATLLARLLEKYDNRVDIRLYKTPAVIGWKESVVPKRFNEGLGLQHMKIYGFDDELLLSGANLSSDYFTNRQDRYYLFRSKPFADYYFQLHQLISKLSYKVKSTDTLQKFQLCWPQSNLAQEPKICKKTFIRHAADELQKFLKRVNSHQDAKEAEVSQGGEFPTVVYPISQFTPLFTGLHDYSTEKPTLLDVLSTIKDPSINWTFTAGYFNMFPAIMNQLISTPSEHATVITASPYANGFFESKGVSGNLPGAYLHLSKKFLQNVKRSGKESNIILKEWKRGVVNKPGGWSYHAKGIWISGMTEKDDRPLVTCIGSSNYTRRAYSSDLESNALIVTRDEELRDKMRNELENLLKYTKSINLDDFKNDPGRKVGTGVKIATSILGSKL
- the LDB16 gene encoding Ldb16p (some similarities with uniprot|P25587 Saccharomyces cerevisiae YCL005W); the encoded protein is MKSIEKVIALGKDFGLFLAYSCAYCISVFFEYTISWIPPLYGILKRIITFFRALFFAPLRIIIKVVLQLFLLPVNVPLRLLLGTSLQQILLHTTSWTDGYVIVTILQYWLALTILGVLIGAICGTSLSVVHSIWGIPDIYIEIPIRFWKLIPSLSVWLKNHLPLYNNVETQLNGKGPEFKGAPPSPLSTPSSPPPQTPIMVDSELSKMPATPKHQSNSKKCSRPPSISKGSILKVASKLPSDFFQQVQSEGKFDEEIQRYMSPGESSQDTTQDSSAEFTDLWDKVEESPTTLKTEDGLATLSRRRNFLDSDGNRKLDVK